Proteins encoded by one window of Flavobacterium sp. N502540:
- a CDS encoding helix-turn-helix domain-containing protein, translated as MEQKIHQGRNVKRFREMLGIKQEALAYDLGEDWNQKKISMLEQKDVIEDNLLKQISNSLRIPVEAFQNFDEEQAINFISNTFNDQSNGYNYYPTFNVNPIEKWLEALEEIKRLNLELLKAKDEQIKVLEKLINK; from the coding sequence CTGGAACAGAAAATTCATCAGGGAAGAAACGTAAAACGTTTTAGAGAAATGCTTGGTATCAAACAGGAAGCACTTGCTTATGATCTGGGAGAAGACTGGAACCAGAAGAAAATTTCAATGCTGGAGCAGAAAGATGTTATTGAAGATAACCTATTGAAACAAATCTCAAACTCATTAAGAATTCCAGTGGAAGCTTTTCAGAATTTTGATGAAGAACAAGCAATAAATTTTATATCCAATACTTTTAATGATCAATCTAACGGATACAATTATTATCCAACTTTTAATGTAAATCCAATAGAAAAATGGTTAGAAGCTTTGGAAGAAATTAAGAGGTTAAATTTAGAACTTTTGAAAGCAAAAGATGAGCAGATTAAGGTTTTAGAGAAATTAATCAATAAGTAA
- a CDS encoding endonuclease V → MIENFVLLAFDTYYYDGKAKTVCIEFNQWNQDKDYKVHSEIIDNIEDYIPGEFYRRELPCILSLLQKMNLENIDAIIVDGYIYLDDDKKYGLGGYLYEKLNEKIPIIGVAKTNFASLNKDKKSLFRGDSKKPLFITSIGIDLNDAFTKVESMAGEFRFPTLLKELDRLTKETQTTL, encoded by the coding sequence ATGATAGAAAATTTTGTGCTTTTAGCATTTGACACTTATTATTATGACGGAAAAGCCAAAACCGTTTGTATTGAATTTAATCAATGGAATCAAGACAAAGATTATAAAGTACATTCAGAAATAATTGACAATATCGAAGACTATATCCCAGGGGAATTTTATCGAAGAGAATTACCATGTATTTTAAGTCTTCTACAAAAGATGAATCTGGAAAATATTGACGCTATTATTGTTGATGGATATATTTATCTGGATGATGATAAAAAATATGGTTTAGGAGGATATCTATATGAAAAACTAAACGAGAAAATTCCAATAATTGGTGTAGCCAAAACTAATTTCGCATCGCTAAACAAAGACAAAAAAAGCTTATTTAGAGGCGATAGTAAAAAACCACTTTTTATTACTTCAATTGGTATTGACTTAAACGATGCATTTACAAAAGTTGAAAGTATGGCTGGAGAATTTAGATTCCCTACCTTATTAAAAGAATTAGACCGATTGACAAAAGAAACACAAACAACTCTATAA
- a CDS encoding exopolyphosphatase, which yields MLKKHSPKVLIFILFSLFFSISSLAQKNIYAGIEIGRRTIKVSVLDVSNIKKADYKIIYYSNDEGLSFAKHITATGELTQEDINKAGLIVFTQLTKIRAQFKIPEENIFLVASSVFGSARNVDALKNKISTLTNKELDIINVDEEAKILVKGSIPPVDYSNALHLDIGAASTKGGYIDELQDGKLEFIPLELDFGTMSLTDAVKKTVANQSQASDMSVYQEKSFDFNPIVRKKIKDMLDANPLLLKKEKIYLSGGAVWAFTTLYYNENTKDHYLPIKLEDVIDYDAVLKNNFNKFNTLAKTNTEAARVLNIYDQKYLISANNILQACVESIPNLEKKKIYFVKEGPITWLISYIADRSKKVNTNF from the coding sequence ATGCTTAAAAAACACAGCCCCAAAGTTCTAATTTTCATACTTTTCAGTTTATTTTTCTCCATTAGTTCTCTTGCTCAAAAAAATATTTACGCCGGAATTGAAATCGGCCGCAGAACGATAAAAGTTTCTGTTCTCGATGTAAGTAATATTAAAAAAGCTGATTACAAAATTATCTACTATTCGAATGACGAAGGTTTGAGTTTCGCCAAACATATCACTGCTACCGGCGAACTTACTCAGGAAGATATCAATAAAGCCGGTCTTATCGTTTTTACTCAATTGACAAAAATAAGAGCACAATTTAAGATTCCGGAAGAAAACATCTTTTTAGTAGCTTCTTCAGTTTTTGGATCTGCACGTAATGTTGATGCTTTAAAAAACAAAATTAGTACGTTAACCAACAAAGAGCTTGATATTATCAATGTTGATGAGGAAGCTAAAATACTCGTTAAAGGTTCTATACCACCTGTTGATTATTCTAATGCTCTGCATCTTGATATTGGTGCTGCAAGTACTAAAGGCGGATACATTGACGAACTGCAGGATGGTAAATTAGAGTTTATTCCTTTAGAACTTGATTTTGGTACAATGTCACTTACTGATGCCGTAAAAAAAACGGTTGCAAACCAAAGTCAGGCCAGCGATATGTCTGTATATCAGGAAAAATCTTTTGATTTTAATCCGATTGTTCGTAAAAAGATAAAAGATATGCTTGATGCAAATCCGCTTTTATTAAAAAAGGAAAAAATCTATCTATCCGGTGGAGCTGTATGGGCTTTTACAACATTGTATTACAATGAAAATACCAAAGACCATTATCTGCCAATAAAATTGGAAGATGTTATCGATTACGATGCGGTTTTAAAGAATAATTTCAACAAGTTTAACACCCTTGCTAAAACCAACACTGAAGCTGCGAGAGTATTAAACATATACGACCAGAAATACCTTATTTCGGCAAATAACATACTACAGGCCTGCGTAGAGAGTATTCCTAATTTAGAGAAGAAAAAAATATATTTTGTAAAAGAAGGCCCGATAACCTGGCTTATCTCTTACATTGCAGACCGTTCTAAAAAAGTAAATACCAATTTTTAA
- a CDS encoding M13 family metallopeptidase: MKKTVALFVAFLAFTACSKHQGKKNIAITGIDSTLRPGDDFFKYVNGKWYDSVSIPASQAGVGVYMFMNYPQRMRLQGILDSISKSKNSAGSIAQKVGDFYASGMDTVTIDKRGYTPIKPLLAKIEAISDLPSLMNFVVNEVKVGNSSIIAFGVSTDDKNSSMNIAQIYQTGIGLPDRDYYFKSDAPTVAIQEAYKKYLVTLFQQTGSNADEAKKNADLVYDIDKQLAGSHKTKVELRDVQANYNKMAVTDLVKRHPNIDWTTFLNNLGAKTDFINVGQPAYYDALNKLLKTIPINNWKIYLKANSLERYADDLSKPFVDASFEYTKVLSGQAVQKSRGEKMASVLDTYLGDALGELYVKKYFSEEAKKRMLILVNNLQKAYAIRIDKLEWMSPVTKQKAKEKLAAMTKKIGYPDKWRDYSKVHIARDAYFENMVSAATVAYQFQLAKLGKPVDKSEWYTTVPTVTAYNNPTANEIVFPAGILQAPYFDNNADDALNYGGIGMVIGHEITHTFDDQGAQYDKDGNLKNWWTKEDYAQFKSRIQQVINLYSTYTVLGDLHVNGAMTVGENTADIAGLAVAYDAFKMTEQGKGNTKIDGFTPDQRFFISLAKIWRVKMKDEFLRLWINNNPHSPPIWRVNGTLMNTTPFYEAFNVQPKDKMFLPKKDRITIW, translated from the coding sequence ATGAAAAAAACAGTAGCGCTTTTCGTTGCGTTCTTAGCTTTTACAGCATGCTCCAAACATCAAGGGAAAAAAAATATTGCGATCACTGGAATAGATTCCACATTGCGGCCTGGAGATGACTTTTTTAAATATGTAAATGGCAAATGGTATGATTCGGTATCAATACCAGCATCTCAAGCCGGAGTTGGTGTTTATATGTTTATGAATTATCCACAGCGAATGCGTCTGCAGGGAATATTGGACAGTATTTCAAAAAGCAAGAATTCAGCAGGAAGTATAGCGCAGAAAGTAGGAGATTTTTATGCATCCGGTATGGATACGGTAACCATTGACAAACGTGGTTATACGCCTATCAAACCCCTGCTTGCTAAAATTGAAGCCATTAGCGATTTACCGTCTTTAATGAACTTTGTAGTGAACGAAGTAAAAGTAGGCAATTCTTCTATTATAGCTTTTGGAGTGTCAACGGATGATAAAAACAGCAGTATGAACATTGCTCAAATCTATCAAACGGGTATCGGTTTGCCTGACAGGGACTATTATTTCAAATCAGATGCACCAACTGTTGCCATACAGGAAGCGTACAAAAAATATCTTGTTACATTATTTCAACAAACAGGCAGCAATGCCGATGAGGCCAAAAAGAATGCTGATTTGGTTTATGATATTGACAAACAGCTAGCAGGTTCGCATAAAACAAAAGTTGAACTTCGCGATGTGCAGGCCAATTATAATAAAATGGCTGTGACAGATCTTGTAAAAAGACATCCCAACATCGACTGGACTACTTTCTTAAATAATTTAGGAGCTAAAACCGATTTCATTAATGTAGGCCAACCTGCCTATTATGATGCTCTAAATAAGCTTTTAAAAACCATCCCTATTAATAATTGGAAAATTTACCTGAAAGCAAATTCTTTAGAAAGATATGCCGATGATTTAAGCAAACCTTTTGTTGATGCTTCATTTGAGTATACCAAAGTGCTTTCTGGTCAGGCGGTTCAAAAATCACGCGGCGAAAAAATGGCGAGTGTTCTGGATACTTACTTAGGCGATGCGTTGGGCGAATTGTATGTAAAGAAATATTTTTCGGAAGAGGCTAAAAAACGGATGTTGATCCTCGTAAATAATTTGCAAAAAGCCTATGCCATAAGAATTGATAAATTGGAATGGATGAGTCCGGTTACAAAGCAAAAAGCGAAAGAAAAATTGGCTGCCATGACTAAGAAAATAGGCTATCCGGATAAATGGAGAGACTATAGCAAAGTACATATTGCCAGAGATGCTTATTTTGAGAACATGGTTTCGGCCGCTACAGTTGCCTATCAATTTCAATTGGCAAAATTGGGTAAACCGGTTGATAAATCAGAATGGTATACGACAGTTCCAACTGTTACGGCCTATAATAACCCTACAGCAAACGAAATTGTTTTTCCTGCAGGTATTTTACAAGCGCCTTATTTTGATAATAATGCTGATGATGCCCTTAATTATGGAGGTATCGGGATGGTGATTGGTCACGAAATAACCCATACTTTTGACGATCAGGGTGCTCAATATGACAAGGATGGTAACTTGAAAAACTGGTGGACAAAAGAGGATTATGCACAGTTCAAGTCAAGAATACAACAGGTGATCAATTTGTACAGCACCTATACCGTTTTGGGTGATCTACACGTTAATGGCGCCATGACAGTTGGCGAAAATACAGCAGATATTGCAGGATTAGCAGTTGCCTATGATGCTTTTAAAATGACCGAACAAGGAAAAGGGAACACAAAAATAGACGGTTTTACTCCGGACCAACGTTTCTTTATTTCTTTAGCCAAAATATGGAGAGTAAAAATGAAAGACGAGTTCCTGCGTTTGTGGATTAATAATAACCCACATTCTCCACCAATTTGGCGTGTGAATGGTACCTTAATGAATACTACACCTTTTTACGAAGCATTCAATGTACAGCCTAAAGATAAAATGTTTTTACCGAAGAAAGACAGAATAACAATTTGGTAA
- a CDS encoding class I SAM-dependent methyltransferase has protein sequence MKQNIYDDIDFFENYGKMPRSIEGLNAAGEWHVLKNMLPDFRGKNVLDLGCGYGWHCIYAKEQGAENVIGVDLSKKMIDKAKENSKGLSIEYYQKPVEDIEFEKEQFDIIFSSLTFHYIQDLEVLFGKINQYLKRGGSFVFSMEHPVFTAKAEQDWYKDENENRLHWPVDDYQNEGVRQTNFLGHKVVKYHRTVASILNTVVNSGFNITQISEPKPSEEIIEKYPEMTDELRRPIFIMIAAGKS, from the coding sequence ATGAAACAAAATATTTACGATGATATTGATTTTTTTGAGAACTATGGTAAAATGCCACGTTCGATAGAAGGTCTAAACGCAGCAGGAGAGTGGCATGTTTTAAAAAATATGCTGCCTGATTTTCGGGGCAAAAATGTTCTGGATCTGGGTTGCGGTTATGGCTGGCATTGTATTTATGCAAAAGAACAAGGAGCAGAGAATGTAATTGGAGTTGATTTGTCAAAAAAAATGATTGATAAAGCAAAGGAAAATTCGAAAGGGCTATCAATAGAATATTATCAAAAACCAGTTGAAGATATTGAATTTGAAAAGGAGCAGTTTGATATTATTTTCAGTTCGCTTACGTTTCATTACATACAAGATTTGGAGGTTCTTTTCGGTAAAATAAATCAATATTTAAAGAGAGGAGGGAGCTTCGTTTTTTCTATGGAACATCCCGTTTTTACAGCAAAAGCGGAGCAGGATTGGTATAAAGATGAAAATGAAAACCGACTGCATTGGCCAGTTGACGATTACCAGAACGAAGGAGTGCGGCAAACCAATTTCTTAGGTCATAAAGTAGTGAAATATCATCGAACTGTAGCAAGTATTCTAAATACTGTCGTTAATTCAGGTTTTAACATCACACAAATATCCGAGCCTAAGCCGTCAGAAGAAATCATTGAAAAATATCCGGAAATGACAGACGAATTAAGAAGGCCTATTTTTATTATGATTGCTGCCGGTAAATCATAA
- a CDS encoding winged helix-turn-helix domain-containing protein: MLNSQKLLYGKRRYLFTLIVFLSISVICVALDMGDGNDFDISRREVLLRRIGHELLLQSGDNTSRVLPVKKIAENEYQINFENDFTFQPDSLLNITSRFLDKAPGSSNYIVNVLNCDNGSVTYGYAISKNKKDDIVACIGRKQPKACYRINIKFKPTGIITAKNGYLIGGLSFLTFVGFIFLKSVKPRKHIPESQHSTIFTLGSVLFNANDRKLIINEKTIDLTVTETRVLLIFALSPNKTIERSRLQKEIWEDEGVIVGRSLDMFISKLRKKLENDPNIKIVVVRGKGYKLEIPF, translated from the coding sequence ATGCTTAATAGCCAAAAACTTCTTTATGGAAAACGCAGATACCTGTTTACACTAATAGTATTCTTGTCTATCTCTGTAATCTGTGTGGCTTTGGATATGGGAGATGGTAATGATTTTGATATTTCCAGAAGAGAAGTTTTACTCCGCAGGATCGGTCATGAACTACTTTTACAATCGGGTGACAATACATCAAGGGTGCTTCCCGTAAAAAAGATTGCCGAAAATGAATATCAAATCAATTTTGAAAATGACTTTACTTTTCAGCCAGATTCTCTACTAAATATTACCAGCCGTTTTTTAGACAAAGCTCCCGGCTCAAGTAATTATATTGTTAATGTTCTTAATTGTGACAATGGTAGCGTAACTTATGGATACGCTATCTCAAAAAATAAGAAAGATGATATTGTAGCCTGCATCGGGAGAAAACAACCCAAAGCCTGTTACAGGATTAATATTAAATTTAAACCAACAGGCATTATTACGGCAAAAAACGGATATCTTATCGGGGGACTTTCATTTTTAACATTTGTTGGATTTATTTTTTTGAAATCAGTTAAACCTCGAAAACATATACCCGAAAGTCAGCACAGCACTATATTCACTTTAGGTTCAGTGTTGTTCAATGCAAATGATCGCAAGCTTATCATCAATGAAAAGACAATAGACCTGACCGTTACAGAAACTCGTGTATTGCTCATTTTTGCATTGTCACCCAACAAAACCATAGAGAGAAGCCGACTGCAAAAAGAGATATGGGAAGATGAAGGCGTTATTGTGGGCCGTAGTCTGGATATGTTCATATCAAAACTTAGAAAAAAACTGGAAAATGATCCGAACATCAAAATAGTTGTTGTACGCGGCAAAGGATATAAACTTGAAATCCCTTTCTAA